In the genome of Candidatus Angelobacter sp., the window GCGTGGCCGGTTTGGCCTCGGCGCTCGAAACGTCAGCTGCCGGGCAAAGCCCCGGCGCCGCGCGCGAGTTTTATGAACTGCGTCTCTATCATCTGCGTCGCGGCCCGAAGCAAAAACTGTTCGACGATTTCTATCGAGAAGCCTCCATCCCGGCGATGAACCGCGCCGGTATCGGACCGGTCGGCGTGTTCAATGTCGCTTACGGCCCGGACAGCCCGACGATGTATGTCCTCATCCCGCACAAAACAATCGAGTCGTTCGGGACAGCGCTCGACCACGTGCGTTCCGACGCCGATTACCAGAAGGCCGGGGCTGCGTTCATAAATTCGGTCCCCACCGATCCATCGTATGTGCGTGTCGAGAGTTCGCTGATGGTGGCATTTGCGGGCATGCCGAAACTTGAAGTGCCCGCGTTGGCGAAGGCTAATCAGTCGCGGGTATTCGAACTGCGGACCTACGAAAGCCACAGCAAGAAGGCGAACAAAAAGAA includes:
- a CDS encoding NIPSNAP family protein — encoded protein: MKRREFLKSSLTAASVAGLASALETSAAGQSPGAAREFYELRLYHLRRGPKQKLFDDFYREASIPAMNRAGIGPVGVFNVAYGPDSPTMYVLIPHKTIESFGTALDHVRSDADYQKAGAAFINSVPTDPSYVRVESSLMVAFAGMPKLEVPALAKANQSRVFELRTYESHSKKANKKKIEMFNTGEIAIFRRTGLQPVFFGETLIGTKMPNLTYMLAFEDMAAREKNWGAFVADPEWKKLSATPGFTDAEIVSNITNIFLRPVAYSQI